The region AGGCCGCCCCTGGATGTAATCGACTGTCGTCTGATCAGGGTTGATGTACCCGCAACGGGCCCCCCCTTCGATGCTCATGTTGCAGACGGTCATACGCTCTTCCATCGACATCCGGTCGAACACATCACCTGCATACTCATAGGCATAGCCCACACCACCTTGCACACCGAGCTTGCGGATGATGTGCAGAATGACGTCCTTGGCGTAAACACCAGGTTTCAATTGGCCAGTGACTTCAATCTTGCGGACTTTCGGCCGTGCCAGAGCCAATGTCTGTGTAGCCAGAACATCGGCCACCTGGCTGGTACCAATACCAAAAGCAATCGACCCAAACGCACCGTGCGTACTTGTATGGCTGTCGCCGCAGGCAATGGTCATGCCCGGCAACGTGAGGCCCTGCTCAGGCCCCACAATGTGAACCACGCCCTGGCGGTTATCAACCAGATCAAAGAGCCGAATCCCAAAATCGCGGCAGTTTTTCTCGATTGCCGACATCATTTCTTCGGCCAGAAGATCGACAAACGGTCGCGCGGTGCTCTGTGTGGGGACAATATGGTCCACCGTAGCCACTGTCCGTTCCGGGTAAGCCACCGTTAAATTCCGCTCTCGCAGAATGGCAAAAGCCTGAGGACTGGTCACTTCATGGATCAGATGCAAGCCAATGAACAATTGATCCTGACCTGAAGGAAGTGTCTGGCAGGCATGGAGATCCCAGACTTTGTTGAAGAGATTGCGGATGTCTGTCATGGTCAGAGTGTCTTCAAAAATCGAGCGAAAAAGTTTTTGGCCCCCGAGGAGCCCACAGTCATCATTCGGGTGCCTTATCGAACAACCGGCTGCATGTTTCACAGCCAGATGTTGATCGTCAGCACACCGGGAGTAACATTGTAACTGATTGTCCTGCCGCGTGGGGTTATTCTCAACAGAGGAAAAGTCGAATGCCCGAGAAGATTTGATGGCCCGTGAAGATTCGACTGCCTGAGAAGAATCGACCTTGACCGGTAGGACGGTTACAACGTTCAATCCCCTTTCATCAATGACCCCGGAATCTGGTCATGAGTTCAGTTCTGATTGGCGATGATGGGCTGCTCAGTCGGAAAAGAGGATGGCTCGGCAAAGATTCTGCCACGCGGACATTCAGGATGAATCGCAGTGTGGACATTTGATCAATACTTGCTAAAAAACTTCTTCTACGTCTTCTTCGTATGCTTTGTGGCAGCGTTCGGGCTGGTCGTCACGATTGACCTTCTGGAAAATCTCGACGAGTTCATGCTCAATAATCAGAGTGGCGGAGCACTTTCCCTGCTGGTTTCCATTGGAACTTACTACGGCTATCAGGCCATTTTTTTTCTGGATCGTGGCGGCGCATCGCTGATGGTGATTGCCGTCATGGTGGTGCTGGTACTCTTTCAAAGATCTGGCGAACTCCATCCGATGCTGGCAGCCGGGGTGCCGATGTACCGCGTGTTGCGAGCCCTGATGATTGGCCCCGTCCTTGTCACGGCAGTGCTCGTCGCCAATCAGGAGCTTGTGGTTCCGGTCATTGCTCACGCGGCCCACGGCGGGCGTGGCATCCAGACGGGTGAAGGTGGTCAGGTCGAACCGATTTACGATTATTCGACGAAAATCTCGATCAATGGCGAGAAGGTCAGTCTGGCAGATTCCCAACTGGAGGGAGCTCAGTTTGTCCTGCCAGCTCCATTAATCGTGCATGATCTCACGATTATTCGTGGCACCACGGCCATTTTCCGGAAAGCCGCCGGTCAGCGCCCCGATGGCTGGGTGATTTTTGGAGCCGCACCTCAGTTTGAAGAATTGGCACTGACCCCGCGTGGGCAGGAAATCGTAAGGAAAGTGGGTCGCAGCGGAGAGCTGTTTATTGCCAGTCCCGTCAGTTGCGATCAGTTGTTTAAACGCAAATCGAGTTCAAACTACCTCTCGACCAGTGAACTTCTTGGGCGCATTCGCAATGAGGCTTACGGCCCACTTGCGGTGCAAAAGTTTGTCACTCAGGTTCACGGTCGTCTGACTCAACCGCTGATCAACCTGATTGCCGTCCTGCTTTCCTTACCCCTGCTTGTCCGCCGAGAAAGTGCAGGTCTTGTCATGGATTCCGGCGTATGTGCGGTCGCACAAGGAATTTTGTTCGGCATGATGCAACTTTCGGCTTACCTGAGCACTTCGGGAATCATTGCCGCCGATCTGGCCGCCTGGTTCCCGGTCTTTATCGGTGGCGCGATGGCCGCCTGGACGCGGGACATGATTCGGTCGTAACCCCCAATTCCACCAATATGTTGTGGGGATATGAGATCCGGGTGTTCAGTCTAATTCTGGGATGGAATCCCTGAAAATTCGCAGCAGATCTCCGAGTGACTGGTTGTAGCGAAAGTTTCAGGAATGCAGAGCGATTGAGGATCTCGGGGTCTCTTCAGCAACTCAACAGAGCCGGTTCGGTTGACCCACGCTCGCAACGGGTTACAATCGCTCTATCTCGCAGAGGAGCTTGTTGCGAAACAAAATTCTCTCCGGGGCCGTAGCTCAATTGGTTAGAGCACCGGACTGTCGATCCGGAGGTTACGGGTTCGAGCCCCGCCGGCCTCGCTTGTGATTGTCAACATGTGATGATCACAATTAAAACGCCTTACTGATGTTCCCGATCGAAGGGCATGTCAGCAAGGCGTTTTTGTTTTGTATTCTGAAGTTTGGAATCAAGCTCGTATTCTTGCTCAAGGAATACGCCGCTCCCTCATTGCACACTCACTGATTCTCCAATTGGTCTTCATTTGGAGTCGGAAACAGAGTGATAAGCAGGATCCCCATCAACGTCGCAAACATTCCCATGATCATGAATAGGGTCACAAAATCGATAAACTTCGCCAATTCTCTGATGCTCGCAATTGCGATAATTGAGGCAAAGATCATGGCGACCAATGTGGCAAAACCAAGGATGCGACGATATCTGGGGGAAAACAAAGTCACGGCGCCAAACCCCGCCAGCGCACTTGTTGAGTAAGCCAGATAAGCGATCTGTGTTCCAAGATCTACCCTGGAGTTATCGTAGGGTAATATCCAACCAGCTTTTCCCTCTTTGATGCTCAAGGAGTCAATCCATCCGATGCCGCCTGCGATCAAGGCTGCAATCACCATAGCGAACAGCACCAGCCATGGTCTGCCAATCCCTTCAACGGTCGTAATCCAGATTTCGAACGCGTTTCCTGTCTCCTGACGCTCACTTTTTTTTGCTCGACACCAACTTCATCGAGGACCACAACCGCTCCATTGCCAAGCAAAGGAAATAACGACAGTGCAAGCAATCTGAGCAGACCAATCCCTTCATAGAAAGCCATAAGCCCAATCAATGCGCCGGCAATAGACAAAGCAATTCGTTGATTCACTGGGAGAAATAACAGAAGTTGTCCAGGAATTGCGCCGACCAAAGCCCCCGTTGTTTGCCACAACCACGTCGGTGACCTAGAGCTAGCCGTGGAATCTAGCCTGTCCACAGTAGCAGCCACCCCATGGTCGGATGAATGAGGATTGTCTGGCATCGAAGTATCCTGAATAACTCAACGCCTCTAACTGAGCAACGCGAACTGACATTCAGAATGCCGTAGGGATTGGACGAAAACCAGATTCTTTTCTCGATTTGGAGATTTGATTTCATGGCCAATTTGAAGAGCAGTTTAACAGCCAAAACGACAATTAATGAAACGGTCTACCCGTTCAATTCTGTCGGAGTATGCAGCTTTTCAATGTATTGACTCTCACCATTGGATGCGACCGCATCTTTCGAACATTTCAGACCATCGGTTGCATCTGGGGATTCTGACTCAACAGAATTAGATGTGACAGACACTGGGTTATGGCTGACCATTCCCGGTTCATCGAGTCCAAATTGCTGATCCTTTAGGCAGGAAAGCAGTCTTTGCAGATTCGGCTCGGCAATACGGTAGTAAGTATACCGACCCTCTTTCTCGCTCCCTAGAAGACCGCAATGCTGCATGAGTCGCAGATGTTCGGAAGCCATATGGCTCGGAATCGAGCAAGACTCGGCCAACTCTCCGACGGAATATTTGCCAGCGAGCAGCATTTCCACCATCCGCAGTCGATGGGGATGCGCCAGAATTCGTAATCGCTCTGCAATGCGATCAAAGACTTCCGGATTTGTCCAAAGGGGACGTGACGTACCCTCATTGGGCAGCGAGAAGGACATAAAGGGCCTTTCCTGTTCCATCATAGTGGCAATTCGCACTGACCCGGCCCGTGGATCCTGCAGCTAATGATAGCACAATCATTGATTGTTGAAACGATCATCCAGGTAAAACGCATCGACTTTTGGATGTGACGATGCAATTTGAGGGTTTTGCTGCACGTTATCGGCTCCTAGATACAATATATCGAATGCATTCAAAATTATGAACAAGTTGTAAATCCATGGCTTGCTTCAACTTGCAGCTGACTTTTCAGTAATCGAACTTCTCTGATCAGCAAACGCTGCCACAGCGAGAAATGCCCAGCCAGCCAGAAATGCGACTCCACCGAGAGGTGTTACGGCACCCAGGACACGAACTCCTGAAAGAGTGAGTGTATACAAGCTCCCTGAAAAGAGGATTACACCCACCAGGAACATCCATCCTGCCCAGTTCAGCAATCGAGAAGCCGTTTGGCCACTCTGCTGCTTGACCAGGGCCCAGATGCCGACAGCCAGCAGGGCCAGGCCGTGGAACATCTGGTACTCCGCACCAGTCTTAAAATCCTGAAGATACTTGCGTGCCAGTGGAATCACTTCCCCCGCTACCTCACGCGTCTGCCCTGCGTAGACAACGGCAAAATGATCGGTCAGGGAATGAGCGGCAAACGCTCCCGTGCCGACACTCGTCCCGCAAATCATGGCACCGATGATCAACCACCATTGAGGTTTCATGGAGAACCTTCATGTTCTGAATTATTGAATTCGAATGACCCGACTCCCGCACCTTTCAGATTCTATTCTGCGCAGATTCCGTCCGATCGAACCACCCTATAGCTCTC is a window of Planctopirus limnophila DSM 3776 DNA encoding:
- the leuC gene encoding 3-isopropylmalate dehydratase large subunit, translated to MTDIRNLFNKVWDLHACQTLPSGQDQLFIGLHLIHEVTSPQAFAILRERNLTVAYPERTVATVDHIVPTQSTARPFVDLLAEEMMSAIEKNCRDFGIRLFDLVDNRQGVVHIVGPEQGLTLPGMTIACGDSHTSTHGAFGSIAFGIGTSQVADVLATQTLALARPKVRKIEVTGQLKPGVYAKDVILHIIRKLGVQGGVGYAYEYAGDVFDRMSMEERMTVCNMSIEGGARCGYINPDQTTVDYIQGRPFAPQGEEFERAAKWWLSLASGKDAQFDDVVVFKAEEIEPTVTWGITPAQSVGVKETLPTISSFPADDQKVISEAFQYMDLKEGQPIQGLKINVAFIGSCTNGRISDLREAARIVKGRHVAAGVKALVVPGSQLVRKQAMEEGLDKIFEEAGFEWRGAGCSMCLAMNPDKLQGNEVCASSSNRNFKGRQGSPTGRTLLMSPAMVAAAAVTGAVTDVRELD
- a CDS encoding LptF/LptG family permease; protein product: MWTFDQYLLKNFFYVFFVCFVAAFGLVVTIDLLENLDEFMLNNQSGGALSLLVSIGTYYGYQAIFFLDRGGASLMVIAVMVVLVLFQRSGELHPMLAAGVPMYRVLRALMIGPVLVTAVLVANQELVVPVIAHAAHGGRGIQTGEGGQVEPIYDYSTKISINGEKVSLADSQLEGAQFVLPAPLIVHDLTIIRGTTAIFRKAAGQRPDGWVIFGAAPQFEELALTPRGQEIVRKVGRSGELFIASPVSCDQLFKRKSSSNYLSTSELLGRIRNEAYGPLAVQKFVTQVHGRLTQPLINLIAVLLSLPLLVRRESAGLVMDSGVCAVAQGILFGMMQLSAYLSTSGIIAADLAAWFPVFIGGAMAAWTRDMIRS
- a CDS encoding ArsR/SmtB family transcription factor, yielding MSFSLPNEGTSRPLWTNPEVFDRIAERLRILAHPHRLRMVEMLLAGKYSVGELAESCSIPSHMASEHLRLMQHCGLLGSEKEGRYTYYRIAEPNLQRLLSCLKDQQFGLDEPGMVSHNPVSVTSNSVESESPDATDGLKCSKDAVASNGESQYIEKLHTPTELNG
- a CDS encoding DUF423 domain-containing protein — its product is MKPQWWLIIGAMICGTSVGTGAFAAHSLTDHFAVVYAGQTREVAGEVIPLARKYLQDFKTGAEYQMFHGLALLAVGIWALVKQQSGQTASRLLNWAGWMFLVGVILFSGSLYTLTLSGVRVLGAVTPLGGVAFLAGWAFLAVAAFADQRSSITEKSAAS